From Thermoplasmatales archaeon, a single genomic window includes:
- a CDS encoding Ig-like domain-containing protein — protein MKKYLALLCLIPLIFIVRANAFVFCEEATTTTCTACPDVSEIIYEIYNSRQYPFYFVSLVADKNSDANERVNEYNVYGYPTLFFDGGYEVIFGKKSKSDYINAIEKSIERKRANIKISMRVIWRDSRLNISLEIENGEDRIYEGYLKVYVVEPLSRWKDAKGNPFHFALLGYAFKDRISIEKNGRMKINANWNEPTSKENVMAIAVVFSNQSETRYSYPPTNTHPFSAHFVDACVASPPAEDAPPALYFLKKPEEVWGYRNVSFEWSGEDEGEILYSYKLNDGDWSEWSYVKRVEYNLSDGEYEFFLRGKDNIGQISEISYRFSVDTSPPKVVYHYPENKSENIPVHASITIKFSHEMNKSVEIEIFPNAPYSIEWKNEKELILKPYLEHETTYTIKIKNASRTSGQKMAEFYFSFKTSPADIISPEIVYVEPFDSELYEFIKIKFSKQMNTILHNAIRIEPFIPFTYEWKENDSLLLIYLKYYVPGKYNVKITKYMEDKNGNTLDSEYSFSFSITNPSILSTNIINGEENVSIHEIVEIKFSNKMNESSVEKNLFVYPPSKTFYEWNGNRLILKIEFEKGKKYFINISKNAEDARGLNLIEDFSLSFTTEKEIERKNEAPSFSFTLILISFLIFYLVRKRK, from the coding sequence ATGAAAAAATATCTGGCATTGCTTTGCTTGATTCCCTTAATTTTCATAGTCAGGGCAAATGCCTTTGTTTTTTGCGAGGAAGCAACTACAACAACCTGCACCGCCTGCCCTGATGTGAGTGAGATTATTTATGAAATTTATAATTCCCGCCAGTATCCCTTTTATTTTGTTTCGCTTGTAGCGGATAAAAACAGTGATGCAAATGAAAGGGTGAATGAATACAATGTTTATGGCTATCCGACCTTATTTTTTGATGGAGGTTATGAAGTTATTTTTGGTAAAAAGAGTAAATCAGATTATATAAATGCGATTGAGAAATCTATAGAAAGGAAAAGAGCAAATATAAAAATTTCAATGAGGGTTATATGGAGAGATAGCAGGCTAAATATCTCTCTCGAAATAGAAAATGGCGAAGATAGAATTTACGAAGGTTATCTAAAGGTTTATGTTGTTGAGCCATTATCGAGATGGAAAGATGCAAAAGGAAATCCATTTCATTTTGCCCTCCTTGGATATGCTTTCAAGGATAGGATTAGCATAGAAAAAAACGGAAGAATGAAAATAAATGCAAACTGGAATGAGCCAACAAGCAAAGAGAATGTGATGGCAATAGCGGTTGTTTTCAGCAATCAATCAGAAACAAGATATTCATACCCCCCAACTAACACACATCCCTTTTCTGCGCACTTCGTGGATGCATGTGTTGCCAGCCCGCCAGCGGAGGATGCGCCACCCGCCTTGTATTTTTTGAAAAAGCCAGAGGAAGTTTGGGGTTATAGAAATGTGTCTTTTGAGTGGAGTGGGGAAGATGAGGGTGAAATTCTTTATTCTTATAAGTTAAATGACGGGGATTGGAGTGAGTGGAGCTATGTTAAAAGAGTTGAATATAATTTAAGCGATGGAGAATATGAATTTTTTTTGAGAGGGAAAGATAATATAGGGCAGATAAGCGAAATATCCTACAGGTTTTCAGTGGATACATCTCCTCCAAAAGTTGTTTATCATTATCCAGAAAATAAATCAGAAAATATTCCTGTTCATGCATCGATTACGATAAAATTTTCTCATGAAATGAATAAAAGCGTTGAAATAGAAATATTCCCAAATGCACCATATAGTATAGAATGGAAAAATGAAAAAGAGTTGATTTTAAAACCTTATTTGGAGCATGAAACTACTTATACTATAAAAATAAAGAATGCATCCCGCACAAGTGGTCAAAAAATGGCTGAATTTTATTTTTCATTTAAAACATCTCCAGCGGATATTATTTCCCCAGAAATTGTTTATGTTGAGCCATTTGATAGTGAGCTATATGAATTTATAAAAATTAAATTCTCGAAACAGATGAATACAATCCTTCATAATGCAATAAGGATAGAGCCATTTATTCCATTTACATATGAATGGAAAGAGAATGATTCTTTACTTCTCATTTATTTAAAATATTATGTGCCAGGAAAATACAATGTTAAAATAACAAAATATATGGAGGATAAAAATGGAAATACTTTGGACAGTGAATACTCTTTTTCTTTCTCAATAACAAACCCGAGCATATTATCAACAAATATTATTAATGGAGAAGAAAATGTTTCGATACATGAAATAGTTGAGATAAAGTTTTCCAATAAAATGAATGAGAGTTCTGTTGAAAAAAATCTGTTTGTTTATCCTCCTTCAAAAACTTTTTATGAATGGAATGGAAACAGGCTAATATTGAAAATTGAATTTGAAAAAGGTAAAAAATATTTTATAAATATTTCAAAAAATGCAGAAGATGCAAGAGGGCTAAATTTAATCGAAGATTTCTCTCTTTCCTTCACAACTGAAAAAGAAATAGAAAGAAAGAATGAAGCACCTTCCTTTTCTTTTACTCTTATCTTAATTTCTTTTCTTATTTTCTATTTGGTAAGAAAGAGGAAATAA
- the rimI gene encoding ribosomal protein S18-alanine N-acetyltransferase — protein MAIRKFEYRDLDAVLKIANESFPEKYSSDFLIYLWTSYPDGFLVAEKNNEVVGFIISVKVSKTDLRVLMLAVSKKYRRQSIGKSLLRELAIRFPEVRRIFLEVRVDNEGAIKFYQKNGFAIKDIIEDFYTDGSPAYIMEKIIF, from the coding sequence ATGGCAATAAGAAAATTTGAATACAGGGATTTGGATGCGGTATTAAAAATTGCGAATGAGTCATTTCCAGAAAAATATTCATCGGATTTTTTAATTTATTTGTGGACATCATATCCAGATGGCTTTTTGGTTGCGGAAAAAAATAATGAAGTTGTGGGCTTTATCATAAGCGTGAAGGTTTCAAAAACTGATTTAAGAGTTTTAATGCTCGCGGTAAGCAAAAAGTACAGGAGACAGAGCATAGGAAAATCCCTTTTAAGAGAGCTTGCTATAAGATTTCCAGAAGTAAGAAGAATTTTTCTTGAAGTGAGAGTAGATAATGAAGGAGCGATAAAATTTTATCAAAAAAATGGATTTGCGATAAAAGATATAATTGAAGATTTTTATACAGATGGCTCCCCTGCATATATCATGGAGAAAATTATTTTTTAG
- the pyrB gene encoding aspartate carbamoyltransferase, with product MKFEGRDVISIRDFSKEEILHILDVAEEMIPIAKGEKKSSLLNGYIMASLFFEPSTRTRLSFEAAMKRLGGGVIGFAQPGTTSMQKGETLADTIRTAESYCDVIVMRHPQEGSARMAAQFASVPVINGGDGAGHHPTQCLLDLFTIRREKGNIEGNTVALLGDLKYGRTVHSLAYALALFGVDMIFISPKELQMPKEVVEECREMGANIEVKNRIEDLGNVDVLYVTRIQRERFPDPGEYKKVAGSYRIDMDILKKAKEDMIIMHPLPRVDEISPEVDETKNAVYFKQTFNGVPVRMALLALVLGVVK from the coding sequence ATGAAGTTTGAGGGAAGAGATGTTATAAGTATAAGAGACTTTAGTAAGGAAGAAATTTTGCATATTCTTGATGTTGCGGAAGAAATGATTCCAATTGCAAAAGGAGAAAAGAAAAGCTCTCTTTTAAATGGCTATATCATGGCTTCCTTATTTTTTGAACCATCAACAAGAACAAGACTATCTTTTGAAGCTGCGATGAAAAGACTGGGTGGGGGAGTAATCGGCTTTGCTCAACCTGGCACAACTTCAATGCAAAAGGGAGAGACCTTAGCGGATACAATAAGGACTGCGGAAAGCTACTGCGATGTAATAGTGATGCGCCACCCCCAGGAGGGCTCCGCCCGCATGGCTGCGCAATTTGCGAGCGTGCCAGTTATAAATGGGGGGGATGGAGCGGGGCATCATCCAACCCAGTGTCTGCTTGATTTATTTACTATAAGGAGAGAGAAGGGGAATATTGAAGGAAACACTGTTGCTCTTCTTGGAGATTTGAAATACGGGAGGACTGTTCATTCCCTTGCTTATGCTCTTGCCTTGTTTGGGGTTGATATGATATTTATCTCTCCTAAAGAATTGCAGATGCCAAAAGAAGTTGTTGAGGAATGCAGGGAAATGGGGGCAAATATAGAAGTAAAAAATAGGATAGAAGATTTGGGCAATGTTGATGTTCTTTATGTTACAAGGATTCAGAGGGAAAGATTTCCTGATCCAGGGGAATATAAGAAAGTTGCGGGGAGCTACAGAATTGATATGGATATATTAAAGAAAGCGAAAGAAGACATGATAATAATGCATCCATTGCCAAGAGTTGATGAAATTTCTCCTGAAGTGGATGAAACAAAAAATGCGGTCTATTTTAAACAAACCTTCAATGGCGTGCCTGTTAGAATGGCTCTTCTTGCCCTTGTGCTCGGGGTGGTGAAATGA
- a CDS encoding 4Fe-4S binding protein, translated as MVCNLNCHSCPFAYICIPLAIASFFALKKSSGLQKKRFASQISFLLISNLSFIFGATGLIYSYFYCWESPFALAACPIGVLEHAFADRAFYLLIYLFGVIFTVSIVFGRGACGWACPIGFLQDLVKGKRVERKDKKFRYAKYLILLAIPFACFFTGKLAYTDICPIGGLTGTLPYLLINPTGYTFTIFFYPKMIFVASFLILIVIISRGWCRYLCPVGAMMACFNKISFLQIKYDEEKCIKCFKCSQVCPMQIEMPYENKSNECIRCGKCITSCPKNALEFKWQ; from the coding sequence ATGGTCTGCAATTTAAATTGCCATTCCTGTCCATTTGCTTATATATGCATTCCTCTCGCAATCGCCTCATTTTTTGCCTTAAAAAAATCCTCTGGCTTGCAGAAAAAAAGATTCGCCTCTCAAATTTCATTCCTCCTGATAAGCAACCTTTCCTTCATTTTTGGAGCGACTGGCCTGATTTATTCATATTTTTATTGCTGGGAAAGCCCTTTTGCGCTTGCCGCCTGCCCGATCGGGGTGCTTGAGCATGCATTTGCGGACAGGGCTTTTTATCTTTTGATATATCTTTTTGGAGTGATTTTTACTGTCAGCATTGTTTTTGGAAGGGGTGCATGTGGATGGGCGTGTCCAATTGGGTTTTTGCAGGATCTGGTTAAGGGAAAAAGGGTGGAAAGGAAGGATAAGAAATTTAGATATGCTAAATATTTAATTCTTCTTGCAATTCCATTTGCATGCTTTTTTACAGGAAAACTGGCTTATACTGATATCTGCCCGATAGGTGGTTTAACAGGCACATTGCCATATCTATTAATTAATCCAACAGGTTATACATTCACTATTTTCTTCTATCCAAAAATGATTTTTGTTGCATCCTTTTTAATTCTGATAGTTATCATATCGAGAGGATGGTGTAGATATCTCTGCCCTGTTGGAGCAATGATGGCTTGCTTCAATAAAATAAGCTTTTTGCAGATTAAATATGATGAGGAAAAATGTATAAAATGCTTTAAGTGCTCTCAAGTGTGCCCGATGCAGATAGAAATGCCTTATGAGAATAAGAGCAATGAATGCATAAGATGCGGAAAATGCATTACTTCTTGCCCGAAAAATGCTCTTGAATTTAAATGGCAATAA
- the nadA gene encoding quinolinate synthase NadA — protein sequence MPFLYNIVEKLEKLKEKRNAIILAHNYQLPEIQDIADFIGDSLALAMKAKETDANVIIFCGVDFMAETAKILNPEKVVIHPEKQAMCPMAKMVDVESLLKKKEECGYEIVSYVNTSADVKAISDVCCTSSNAVKVVSKMKNGVIFTPDENLGKYVKRFVKDKDIYLWPGFCPTHVNIEKEDILKIKKEHPFAEIIVHPECKEDVIDIANKVASTEGMIKYARESKSKEFIVGTEKELCYRMKKEMPEKNFYCLEKAICSNMKKITLEKVLRSMEKMEPEIKLSDDIIENARKPLQRMIEIGRGD from the coding sequence ATACCATTTTTATATAATATCGTGGAAAAATTAGAAAAATTGAAAGAAAAAAGGAATGCAATTATACTTGCTCACAACTATCAACTTCCCGAAATACAGGATATAGCAGATTTTATTGGTGACTCCCTTGCCCTTGCAATGAAAGCAAAAGAAACAGATGCGAATGTAATAATTTTTTGTGGAGTTGATTTCATGGCAGAAACCGCAAAAATATTAAATCCAGAAAAAGTTGTCATTCATCCTGAAAAGCAAGCAATGTGTCCGATGGCAAAAATGGTTGATGTTGAATCTTTATTGAAGAAAAAAGAAGAGTGTGGATATGAGATTGTTTCATATGTGAATACTTCAGCGGATGTAAAAGCAATCAGTGATGTTTGTTGCACTTCTTCAAATGCGGTAAAAGTTGTAAGCAAAATGAAAAATGGGGTAATATTTACTCCAGATGAAAATTTAGGGAAATATGTTAAAAGATTTGTTAAAGATAAAGATATTTATCTCTGGCCAGGCTTCTGCCCGACGCATGTAAATATTGAGAAGGAGGATATATTAAAAATAAAAAAAGAGCATCCTTTTGCGGAAATAATTGTTCATCCTGAATGCAAAGAAGATGTTATTGATATTGCGAATAAAGTTGCTTCCACTGAAGGAATGATAAAATATGCAAGGGAATCTAAATCAAAGGAATTTATAGTTGGAACAGAAAAGGAATTATGTTATAGAATGAAAAAAGAAATGCCTGAAAAGAATTTTTATTGTTTGGAAAAAGCTATTTGCTCTAATATGAAAAAAATAACTCTTGAAAAAGTTTTAAGAAGTATGGAAAAAATGGAACCTGAAATAAAATTGAGCGATGATATAATTGAAAATGCAAGGAAGCCACTTCAAAGAATGATAGAAATAGGGAGAGGAGATTAA
- a CDS encoding PKD domain-containing protein, translating to MINMKKLAIFIVGMLVFSGLVISNNPPEKPTVNGPTSGEAGKEYTFTAVANDPDGDRIFYCFNWGDENEFCTPYVNSGQPYEAKHTWQEKGTYVITVTATDEHGAKSEPATLQVSMPKSQSIGYSGRLRIYIVEPKSRWNDYNKNPYNFGFLEFAYDGNVNVPYMEKTNIEVDWVPSQSNYPDVKEDNIMVIAALFNPSPHKGYAYPPSRNPFNAYYIDACAAATPGAEGSNIRNDETTHTVFIEVATATYCPYCPAMGGALKSIFDKHKYPLYYVSMIGDVNSVAYNRLKNDYNLYGYPTAFFDGGRKVIVGGISNEATYENAISYCMGQDVHDLNLWLKVDWLTGCECGTIVRINVTIENLEMGDVTPPQIVVEKPKKGYLYIFDREIISLPIETAIVIGKITLKANVTDDSGVKNVIFTVCGEVLLDDYDPPYECLYDGTFGSHTLIIGAYDANGNYAEEQIYLYVINI from the coding sequence GTGATAAATATGAAGAAGCTTGCAATATTTATAGTAGGAATGCTTGTTTTTTCTGGATTAGTAATTTCAAACAATCCACCAGAGAAACCAACAGTGAATGGGCCAACAAGTGGTGAAGCGGGAAAAGAATATACTTTTACAGCGGTTGCAAATGACCCGGATGGAGATAGAATATTCTATTGCTTCAATTGGGGAGATGAAAATGAATTCTGCACACCATATGTAAATTCTGGTCAGCCATATGAAGCAAAGCATACATGGCAGGAAAAAGGTACATATGTAATCACTGTGACAGCAACAGATGAGCATGGGGCAAAGAGTGAGCCAGCAACCTTGCAAGTAAGCATGCCTAAGAGCCAGAGCATTGGATATAGTGGAAGATTGAGAATATATATTGTTGAACCAAAGTCGAGATGGAACGATTACAACAAAAATCCATACAATTTTGGTTTCCTTGAGTTTGCTTATGATGGAAATGTTAATGTTCCCTATATGGAAAAAACAAATATAGAAGTGGACTGGGTTCCATCTCAATCAAATTATCCGGATGTAAAGGAAGACAATATAATGGTAATAGCTGCTCTATTCAACCCATCGCCTCACAAAGGATATGCATATCCTCCGAGCAGAAACCCATTTAATGCATATTATATTGATGCTTGCGCTGCCGCAACGCCCGGGGCGGAGGGGAGCAATATAAGAAATGATGAGACTACCCATACTGTTTTTATAGAGGTGGCGACCGCAACATATTGCCCATATTGCCCAGCGATGGGAGGAGCGTTGAAAAGCATTTTTGATAAGCATAAATATCCTCTCTACTATGTTTCAATGATAGGAGATGTTAATAGTGTTGCTTACAATAGGCTGAAAAATGATTATAATCTTTATGGATACCCAACCGCCTTCTTTGATGGAGGGAGAAAGGTAATCGTCGGGGGAATAAGCAATGAAGCAACATATGAAAATGCAATAAGCTATTGCATGGGTCAAGATGTTCATGATTTAAATTTATGGCTTAAGGTTGATTGGCTTACTGGATGTGAGTGTGGTACTATTGTGAGAATAAATGTTACTATAGAAAATCTTGAGATGGGAGATGTAACACCTCCACAAATAGTTGTTGAGAAACCAAAGAAAGGGTACCTCTATATATTTGATAGAGAAATAATATCACTGCCAATAGAAACCGCAATAGTTATTGGAAAAATAACTTTGAAAGCAAATGTTACGGATGACTCTGGAGTTAAAAATGTTATTTTCACAGTTTGTGGAGAAGTGTTGCTTGATGACTATGACCCACCCTATGAATGCTTATATGATGGAACTTTTGGAAGTCATACTCTCATAATAGGCGCATATGATGCAAATGGAAACTATGCGGAAGAGCAAATTTATCTATATGTAATAAATATATGA
- a CDS encoding aspartate dehydrogenase: MKLGIIGCGAIGTDVARAADEIEEIEEIYLYDIIEEKAKNLAEELRKAKFEKVEKFLDKVDFVFEAASQKAVYEYAEKIVSKGKDLVIMTIGALFDDEFRERLIRKAKEGKAKIYLPSGAVAGLDAIKAASIGGLDEVTLVTTKAPEAFGMHFDRRTVIYEGNAREAVKHFPKNINVAACLSLAGIGFDNTKVKIVADPVIKYNSHKILAHGKFGRLRAEVENLPNPKNPSTSYLASLSAIAVLKKIVNPLQIGI; the protein is encoded by the coding sequence ATGAAACTGGGCATAATAGGTTGTGGAGCAATAGGAACCGATGTTGCAAGAGCTGCGGATGAAATTGAGGAAATTGAAGAGATTTATCTTTATGATATAATAGAGGAAAAAGCAAAAAATCTTGCGGAAGAGCTTAGAAAAGCAAAATTTGAAAAAGTGGAAAAATTTCTTGATAAGGTAGATTTTGTTTTTGAAGCTGCCTCGCAAAAGGCGGTTTATGAATATGCGGAAAAAATAGTGAGCAAAGGAAAAGATTTGGTAATAATGACAATAGGAGCACTCTTTGATGATGAATTCAGAGAGAGATTGATCAGGAAGGCAAAAGAAGGAAAAGCTAAAATATATCTTCCATCTGGGGCGGTTGCTGGCTTAGATGCAATAAAGGCGGCGAGCATAGGAGGGCTTGATGAAGTTACTCTTGTAACGACAAAAGCACCAGAAGCTTTTGGAATGCATTTTGACAGAAGGACGGTTATTTATGAAGGAAATGCAAGAGAAGCGGTGAAGCATTTTCCGAAGAATATAAATGTTGCAGCTTGCCTCTCTTTAGCGGGCATTGGATTTGATAATACAAAAGTTAAAATTGTAGCGGATCCAGTTATAAAATACAACAGCCACAAGATACTTGCACATGGGAAATTTGGAAGACTGAGAGCGGAAGTGGAAAATCTGCCAAACCCGAAAAATCCCAGCACAAGTTATCTCGCTTCACTTTCCGCAATTGCGGTGCTAAAGAAAATTGTAAATCCATTGCAGATAGGAATATGA
- a CDS encoding phenylalanine--tRNA ligase subunit beta, whose translation MPVITINCNDLIELIGGKLEREEALEKISDMGLNIEKVEGDEISIEIFPDRPDMLSVEGIARSLRSFFGIERGLKKYRIEKSDIVLKVEKSVKNVRPCIMGCLIKNIKFNSESIASLMELQEKLHFSVGKNRKKVAIGVHDFDKVQPPFVYKGVKPDEIRFVPLASEEEMNLREILMKHEKGIAYAHLLEGKELYPIIVDRYENILSFPPIINGQLTAVTEETKNVFIDVTGTEEKAVRNALIIISTSLAERGGKIYQIKIEDEVEKHTPEFENSKNEVEIEYIKRLLGLDEKERIIEALEKMGHEAYFEGDKIVVSSPPWRIDILHKIDIIEDIAKGYGYEKFVETLPKSLTFGSSFSNEKLHLTMIGLGFNEILTLNLSGKDKEFRKMEIDGNAVEMENPISSEHEIVRQSLIPSLLDILSKNKHHDLPQQIYEVGDVIKIKNKKIEQKTLLAGVKIDARANFSECKSIVEAILRNFGKNMELEEKKHPSFIDGRCASLLWEGKEVGYFGEIKPSVICNFELSYPIIAFEIDASFLLSKK comes from the coding sequence ATGCCAGTTATAACTATAAATTGCAATGATTTAATTGAACTTATTGGAGGGAAATTAGAGAGAGAAGAAGCATTGGAAAAAATTTCGGATATGGGATTAAATATAGAAAAAGTTGAAGGAGATGAAATTTCAATAGAGATTTTTCCAGATCGCCCAGATATGCTAAGTGTTGAAGGAATTGCAAGATCTCTAAGAAGTTTTTTTGGGATAGAGAGGGGATTAAAAAAATATAGAATAGAAAAATCTGATATTGTTTTAAAAGTTGAAAAAAGTGTTAAAAATGTGCGCCCTTGCATAATGGGATGTTTAATAAAGAATATAAAATTCAATAGCGAATCAATAGCATCCTTGATGGAATTGCAGGAAAAACTTCATTTTTCTGTAGGGAAAAATAGAAAAAAAGTTGCTATAGGTGTGCATGATTTTGATAAAGTCCAGCCACCTTTTGTTTATAAAGGAGTTAAGCCAGATGAAATAAGATTTGTCCCTCTTGCAAGTGAGGAAGAAATGAATCTCAGGGAAATCCTCATGAAACATGAAAAAGGCATTGCCTATGCACATTTATTGGAAGGAAAAGAATTATATCCAATAATAGTTGATAGATATGAGAATATCCTATCATTTCCACCTATTATAAATGGTCAGCTAACAGCGGTTACTGAAGAAACAAAAAACGTATTTATAGATGTTACCGGAACTGAAGAAAAAGCGGTAAGAAATGCCCTAATAATAATATCTACTTCTCTTGCGGAAAGAGGAGGAAAAATTTATCAGATTAAAATAGAGGATGAGGTTGAAAAACACACTCCAGAATTTGAAAATTCAAAAAATGAAGTTGAGATTGAATATATAAAAAGATTGCTGGGTTTAGATGAAAAAGAAAGAATTATTGAAGCATTAGAAAAAATGGGACATGAAGCATATTTTGAAGGAGATAAAATAGTTGTTTCCTCTCCTCCTTGGAGGATAGATATTCTGCACAAAATTGATATAATTGAGGATATAGCCAAAGGTTATGGATATGAGAAATTCGTTGAAACATTGCCAAAGTCGCTTACATTTGGCTCTTCTTTTTCTAATGAAAAACTGCATCTTACAATGATTGGTTTGGGTTTTAATGAAATTTTAACATTAAACCTCTCTGGCAAAGATAAAGAATTTAGAAAGATGGAAATTGATGGAAATGCGGTTGAAATGGAAAATCCAATTTCAAGTGAGCATGAAATAGTTAGGCAGTCATTAATTCCTTCATTGCTTGACATTCTTTCAAAAAATAAACACCACGATTTGCCACAGCAGATATACGAAGTAGGGGATGTTATTAAAATAAAGAATAAAAAAATAGAGCAAAAAACTCTATTGGCGGGAGTGAAAATAGACGCCAGAGCAAATTTCAGCGAGTGTAAATCAATTGTTGAAGCCATTTTGAGAAATTTTGGCAAGAATATGGAGCTAGAAGAAAAAAAGCATCCTTCTTTCATAGACGGGAGATGCGCTTCCTTGCTTTGGGAAGGGAAGGAAGTTGGTTACTTTGGAGAAATAAAGCCATCTGTTATATGCAATTTTGAACTTTCTTACCCAATAATTGCCTTCGAAATTGATGCCTCATTTCTTCTTTCTAAGAAATAG
- a CDS encoding aspartate carbamoyltransferase regulatory subunit — MKELKVQPIKNGTVIDHITPGNALKVLKILGITEKYADSVISIAMNVVGKRGVKDIVKVENREIDPKEVNKIALIAPNATINIIRNYEVVEKYKVSIPDEIVGIVKCANPNCISNGKEPIETKFIVKSRNPLRIKCYYCEREAEDIASQII, encoded by the coding sequence ATGAAGGAGCTTAAAGTCCAGCCAATAAAAAATGGAACAGTTATTGATCACATTACTCCAGGAAATGCTCTAAAAGTGCTGAAAATATTGGGAATAACTGAAAAATATGCAGATTCGGTGATAAGCATTGCAATGAATGTTGTTGGAAAAAGAGGAGTTAAAGATATAGTAAAGGTTGAAAATAGAGAAATTGATCCGAAAGAAGTGAATAAAATAGCATTAATTGCTCCAAATGCGACAATAAATATAATAAGGAATTATGAAGTAGTTGAAAAATACAAGGTTTCTATACCTGATGAAATTGTTGGAATTGTAAAATGTGCAAATCCAAATTGCATATCAAATGGTAAGGAGCCAATAGAAACAAAATTCATAGTTAAAAGCAGAAATCCGCTGAGAATAAAATGCTATTATTGTGAGAGAGAAGCGGAAGATATAGCTTCACAGATAATTTAA
- a CDS encoding PKD domain-containing protein → MKKLAIFIVGMLVFSGLVISNNPPEKPTVNGPTSGEAGKEYTFTAVANDPDGDRIFYCFNWGDENEFCTPYVNSGQPYEAKHTWQEKGTYVITVTATDEHGAKSEPATLQVSMPKTLSSCRITKPRNGIYIFGIKVIPVIGQIVIGKINVEVYATSDIQVVDFLLPMACGCGLKVMHTDKERPFEWGWSEDYDNNDVIDEKFTQIIVKGYTSAWDEYRDEIVLYKVKI, encoded by the coding sequence ATGAAGAAGCTTGCAATATTTATAGTAGGAATGCTTGTTTTTTCTGGATTAGTAATTTCAAACAATCCACCAGAGAAACCAACAGTGAATGGGCCAACAAGTGGTGAAGCGGGAAAAGAATATACTTTTACAGCGGTTGCAAATGACCCGGATGGAGATAGAATATTCTATTGCTTCAATTGGGGAGATGAAAATGAATTCTGCACACCATATGTAAATTCTGGTCAGCCATATGAAGCAAAGCATACATGGCAGGAAAAAGGTACATATGTAATCACTGTGACAGCAACAGATGAGCATGGGGCAAAGAGTGAGCCAGCAACCTTGCAAGTAAGCATGCCAAAAACACTTTCATCTTGTAGAATAACAAAGCCCAGGAATGGAATATATATCTTTGGAATAAAGGTGATTCCAGTAATAGGGCAAATTGTAATAGGGAAAATAAATGTAGAAGTATATGCGACATCAGATATCCAGGTTGTTGATTTCCTGCTTCCAATGGCCTGCGGGTGCGGGTTGAAGGTGATGCACACTGATAAAGAGAGACCTTTTGAGTGGGGATGGAGTGAGGATTATGATAACAATGATGTTATAGATGAGAAATTTACCCAGATAATTGTCAAGGGATACACTTCTGCATGGGATGAATACAGGGATGAAATAGTGCTTTATAAGGTGAAAATATGA